One Oceanibaculum indicum P24 DNA segment encodes these proteins:
- a CDS encoding RNA polymerase sigma factor has product MRRTTEWGWRVQKTDESEPSDDNLILRLAAGDDAAFALLLDRHLGMIHRLAWRLLGDRAEAEDVAQESFLRLWNNASSWRPGEAGLKSWLYRVAFNLSHDRLRRRRLVLMDEPPESIDPAPRPGEAMEEDERGLAVRHALDSLPERQRAALVLSYYEGLSQAEASALLEISEEALESLLARGRRKLRELLGAQGRDLLEGLS; this is encoded by the coding sequence GTGCGGCGAACGACGGAATGGGGATGGCGTGTGCAGAAGACGGACGAGTCCGAACCTTCAGACGACAACCTCATCCTGCGTCTCGCCGCCGGTGACGATGCCGCCTTCGCCCTGCTGCTCGACCGCCATCTCGGCATGATCCACCGGCTCGCCTGGCGTCTGCTGGGCGACCGGGCGGAGGCCGAGGATGTGGCGCAGGAAAGCTTCCTGCGGCTGTGGAACAACGCGTCATCCTGGCGGCCCGGTGAGGCCGGGCTGAAGAGCTGGCTCTACCGCGTCGCCTTCAACCTTTCCCACGACAGGCTGCGCCGCCGCCGGCTGGTACTGATGGACGAACCGCCGGAGAGCATCGACCCGGCCCCCCGCCCCGGCGAGGCGATGGAGGAGGACGAACGCGGGCTGGCCGTGCGCCACGCCCTCGACAGCCTGCCGGAACGCCAGCGCGCGGCGCTGGTGCTGAGCTACTACGAAGGGCTGAGCCAGGCCGAGGCATCCGCCTTGCTGGAGATCAGCGAGGAAGCGCTGGAATCGCTGCTGGCGCGGGGCCGGCGCAAATTGCGGGAACTGCTGGGCGCGCAAGGGCGCGATCTGCTGGAGGGCTTGTCATGA